In Oncorhynchus tshawytscha isolate Ot180627B unplaced genomic scaffold, Otsh_v2.0 Un_scaffold_10343_pilon_pilon, whole genome shotgun sequence, the sequence ATGAAGCGAGGAGATGGGCAGATGTGTCCTCATCACGCTCCGaggtctctctctacagtccacTGGCTGCAGACGTGACCGTCTAGCCCTACAACCACTGATCTGGAGCCTGACAATGAACATTGCCAAAACTTTTGTTGACTTTAATGTAAAACATTACTTTTTGGATGATTAATCAATGTCCTTTTTAACATTCGATTTGTCTTTTTTTATCTAACATGTTTGCATGGACAACACTGAGTTTCTCCCTGGCTACGTCCCAATGATCTCGTCTTCCTGATGTCTGGACCCGTTCACTACTcatttaaaagcattggattggtgtaggCATAGGCTGGAGTTTCCATACCAGTAATTTCCTGCCAAATCCAttaagggaagtgaacaagtgcacactttgggagaaaggagagattattgggacgCACCCTCTGTGAAAGTCATATTTTACCTGAGCCAGCATGTCCCGTCGGTCAATGTCCTTGTACAGGGGCAGGTACTTGTGTAGGATCCTGAGGGCGTGCTGTTTGAAGATAGCCGCGGTGTAGACGGTGCACTCCACCGCAGACACAGGCTTGGTGAAGACCCCGTACACAAATATCACCCCCTCCTCTGAAGTGGTCCCTGCAAGGTTGTTGTACGTCAACAGCATGCCTTCAAAATGTTGGTCCAAACGTTCTGGTATAATcttggttgtgttcattaggcaccaaacagaagaaatcgggatgaaacagggagggagggactatcTGGAATCATTTACATTTTCTATAGAAGGTTTTAAACATTTGCgagccctaatgaacacaactctGGTATGAATATAACCATGGATCCTGTAGAAGGGAAGGACACAGAACACATCAGGGACGAAGAATCTCTCCTACAGATGTGTTATGTCGAGTGGCCAGCTGAGAGGGAACCAGTTGCACTTCACCATCTAACATTCAACTACTCAATCTAATTAAGTCACACCCTTAGCCAGCTTAGCCAAAGCCCAGGCATTGACTTGGGGAGCCAATGCAACTCTTCAGGTCTCTGGCAATGGTTACTCGTCATCACACATGCACCGAACCACCTCTGTAACCTTAAGTGTGTAACAGATGTCTTCACTAGTACAGAGTACCTACTTTTAATATACTGTAAGTTGTTCTTTGAGTGTCCTGAAAGACATTTgacaaattaaatgtattattaaGTGTTATGGGGCCAGCCGTTAAAAGCTGTTCTGGTTAAATGTGAGTGTATTTCAAGTGGTCCATACCAAGGAGGACTGGTTTCTCCTTCTGCCAGTGGCCCTTCTGGAAGGCAGTCACAGCCTGCTCCTTGATCAGCTCTCCATCCACGTAGGGCCCCCAGGTCTCAAAGATCTCCAGGAACCTGAAGGGATTCACCACTTTGgaacctgagacagagagagagagagagagagaggaggaaggggaagaaagagagagagtcagagagaacaACAATTAGCGACTTACCAAAATACACCGTGCAAATATACAGAAAATGACTCCACTCAAAATGCTAAACAACAAGCTCTGTAATGAAACACACTCAGCAACTCTGAGATGTTGATGTTGTCATGAATAAGGGCCAACTTAGATAGGGCTAGAGGGTCAAATTTGTTGTGAACAATTTGGGACACAACAAATTTGACCCTCTACCTATGgggatagggggccatttgggtcACAACTCGGTCTAAAAACGGTCAGTCAGAGAcaaacagatagacagagacacagaagaaGACACAGAAGAAGACTGGTCTCCTACTTGACTTCATCTGGGCAGCGAGGACAGCCTGAGGACTGAGGGACAGCAGGCACACGATGTCGCTCACAGAGCAATTGGCCTGTCTGGCAAAGTCCCTCCCCAGCTTCAGGGCATCATGTCTGGAACAAAGAAAACAGACCACAGATAGTCTCTTTCTGCTCAATGGGAACATTAGGTAGTGCCACATCTCTTCCAGGAGAGTAACGACAGCTGGAGATGGAATGACTGTTTTACTAGGACATGGACTGAAACTTAAAGGTACCTCGTCTTCTTGGATGCATTAGCATGTCTAAACTGTAACCCTGAGGGGAGAAATAACATTGAATTTAATTGATTGAATTCAATTAATCCCATTTATTCCTTGTAGCTTGACAGGCCGTATAACAAAACACTTATCAGGAAGTCGGCGATTCACTTTTGTAGTCAATTTCACATATGGCAAGGATTACTCATTCAAAATGTGGGAAGGATAAATTGATCTATATAGATGATAGAAGCAAAGTGAGGGTCTCCTTCTTAAACCTGAAATCCTGAATGGTGAAACCGCCACGTCTGTTTGGGATATTATAACAAACGAAGAAGTTACTGGAAACAATGAACACTGTATTTTTCCCTTTGCCATCGTCGCACGCGCGATAGAGCAGTAGAATACGTACTGAcatttaaaacaacaacaacggAGGTGGGGCGGACAGTGGCACCGTTTCCACTACGGCGGATTTCATCTTTTAAGGAGTTAGCGATCAAGACCACCAGCTGAGTCATGTGTACATTCGGCCAACGGAAGGAAACGGACTGAAACAGGAAGATAAATGTGAATCTGTCCaatgagaaatgcttgtttttgCTGCAGTGTGCCCAAATGAACACTACCCAGATGTTAGGAGTTAGAGGTCACCGACCTGGTcttgagagggatggagaagggtaGGCTCTGGAACACAGCCTGTTTGAACAGGGGCTTACTGCTCTGGACCATCAGATGGAGGCTCACTGACTGGGCTCCTGCACTCTCCCCAAACATGGTCACCTGTTTTGGATGTTAATGAGCCATAATCAGGGTTGTGTTGTATATCCACAGACAGAGAAAATAAGAACGTACACAAACACATAATCCTGATGGTTTTATGCCTCATTTAGATATAACGCAGGATGATAAAGCTGTTTATCTTTGTTTGATGGAGTTGGGATATAGAACTGAAAGGCTTTCAACATCACTTTTACTGAACCAACCAGCGTGTGGTACTAGCTGTTTGTATGAGATGCCAGCAATTTCTCTTTCTGCATGATCCAAcaaatgtgtttgtgttgggTCTGCAGTAGGGCACAACTAGGGCTTCTGGAAAACCagagaatttattgaaagttcctggaattttgcaaccctactctgCAGCATAGCCCCATCTCCGGACAGCATCTTTCCCCACTCGATAACCACTCAGAGAAATGTCATCAGGGCTGGAGGAGCTCTTCGCTGTGCCTCACAGAGGCTGTTATTCTCTATGCCTCACAGAGGCTGTTATTCTCCCAGTGGTGTGGCCTACAAATCAGTCACGACAGCACCACGGGATACATAGAGGTCATTCAACAACAACCACTGCTGAAATACAACCAACAAGGTATTTCTATACATGGTCAGAATGTGAATATGTGtatcaggagtttttcctgaccagagttgggatcaattccatttcacttcagtccattcaggaagtagacAGAAATTCAAATTCACTGTTCAATGACAACAATTGGAATTTAAATGTATATTTACTTCCCGAATTGACTGAATTTAAATGGAAATGACCCCAATCCTTTCCCTGACACCAACCCTGCACCTGAGCCCCAACCCTGCACCTGAGCCCCAACCCTGCACCTGAGCCCCAACCCTGCACCTGAGCCCCAACCCTGCACGTGAGCCCCAACCCTGCACCTGACCCCCAACCCTGCACCTGACCCCCAAccctgcaccaaaacaaaaaGATCAGTTTGAGTCCGTTGAGATTATCAAGGACTTGAGGTGCTGGAAGAAAATCAGATGTTGTCATTTTGTATGACTGTGGATGTGACTGTGGATCATTAGGCGTTAAATAGATaaaaaacagacataaacaggCAGGGACTACGTGGGCTAGTCTAAGAAACACTCAAATTCGTTTTCCATTGCGaaacatttgtaaatattttcccTTTCCTgctctaatgaacacaacccaggataATGTGTACGTGCTTGCCTTGCTGGGGTCGCCTCCGAACAGAGCGATGTTTTGTTGAACCCAGAGAAGAGCAACCTGCTGATCCAGGATCCCATAATTCCCGGTTGCTGAGGTTTTGGGGTCTTTTCCCGAGACGAGGAAACCAAACGCCCCTGCAATGATACAGCAAGTTCCTTGGACCATGAAAAACtatacacaaaacaacacacctCTCAGAGGAGACTGGTGGGCAGAGATATAGGAGGACTGGCTAATCATAATGTCTGAAGTGGAATTGATGGAACGGATtcaaacacatcaacacatgacGTTTTGATATGGTTCTATTTatgccattccagccattacaattaaCCCATCCTCCCATCTCTGCCCACCAGCCTCTTCTGACAGCCACACAGATAATGGCCTTTTCTCAATGGTCTCACatacccatattgatcaggccaCCACAGGGTCGCAACTCGCTACACCCACCAAATGGTATTTattgaggagaggatggtagaagtCTAAGTCCACTTGAGAaaagtatattatatatacagcaAGTTGATATACCCAGGGTCTTCTGCTAAATCAGACAAGCTCTCTGTTCAGAAATGTTTGAAATCACCATCCTAGTTTTGGGACTGTGTAGGATAATGTAATCAGCAAACACACTAATGAATCACAAGGTCTCTGGACTGTCCCTGCCCTGTTCCAGGTCTCTTATGAAAGAAACGATTTGATCTCATGGAAACTAGCCTGGATAACTAGATAAAGGTTGTATAGTGAAGAGGTGTAGGGTGACGTTCCCTTGAAATACAGACCCTGGTCAGTTTggcattttccccactaatggttaaggttagggaaactgatcctagatatgTACCTAGAGAAACTCCTCCCCAGAGCTAAAGAACACCTGTCTTACCTAGCCGATACGCCATGCTCACCACCACAGTGCGAGTGAAGTTACTGATGAACCTCCCATCGTACAGGGGCTTGGAGGCTGAGCCAGCAATGAAATCTCCCCCGTGGATCCACACCATCACTGGCAGGGTTGTCAGTAAAGGGGAACTGAAGTTCACATCCAGAGGTACAAATATGTTGAGGTAGAGGCAGTTCTCACTCACCTATGCAGAAATCAAATATTCACATTTCAGATGCCATTTCACACACCAAATAAAATACTCACATTATTGACGAATCAAAGACATTCCTGGATGTTATCAGGAGATTATTCAGGACTTTGTTAATTTCATGTTTCACTGTCAACACGCTGCACATGACACACACATATATTGTGCTAAATCATAACATAATTATCGAGCCCATCTGTGTTAGTCCCCTACCTTCTGAGGGCACTTGTCAGATATGGGGCCACTGCAGCCTTGCATACACGCGTTCCTCGGGTACGTGGCGTCGTGGACCCCCGGCCACGGGGTCACCGGTCTGGGGGGCTTCCAGCGGTGCGTGGCCACAGGTGGGTCCGCATACGGGATCCCATAAAATATGTGGGACTTTTCCACTGTGAGTCCCTTGATCAACCCATTGTTGGTCAACACTATGGGGCCATAGTCAGGAATATCAGGGATGGTAGTCCCGGTGTTGAGTGTATTCTGGATGACTGGTTCCTCATCAGTCCAGATGGGAATGGAATCCTCTGGATCTCCAAGCTCCTCCAGTGAGTTTGTTTCAAAGCGAAGGTCTCTGTTGATAGCCAGAGGCTGATCCCTGACCAGTAGTCCAGAGGAAGAAATCCTTCTAATAAACTCTGTAAGGTCGATCTCATTCTCAAACGTTGCCTCCTCTGCAAAAGACAGCGCAAAGACCAGTGAGCAATGCAGCAAGAAACAGTGACAGCTCTCCATCTTTCCTGAATGAATTATTAGAAAGTATTAGCCAGGGTCTCTCAGTCAGGTCTGATCATTCTCCAGTTGTGTCCTAGCTGGGGCAGAAAATTGAAGCCTAAACTCCTACACAGATGAGTAAGGGGGAAATGCTTATTCCTTTTCAGGCTTTCCTTTTCATACCATATTTGGTAAGGAGAGGAAGTCCAGTGGCAGGTCAGAGGGACTATATCAatcaagacaaagacaaagagagtaggcgttccctaacagaAATATGCAAATGAACACTAATATGCACCAATAATATATTTCTAGTTTGCGCTTGGCTCTGCCCAACTCCTTGATTGAGTGTTCACAGTGTGAAAATGATTCCCATGTAAAAGCCCCATGTGAACGATCTTGGGTTTAACAATAAGAATCTTTGGTTCTTACAGTGGCCTGTGTGGATACTCGTGACACTAATTTGGCCAATTGGAGAATCATGGACAGTTCTCAGACAGAACTTCCCTTGTCAGACAACTGTGGATTAGGACTCATGACTGATATACTTGGGATAGCCAGGACCCTGTGATGCACTTCCAGTAATGGGAGGCAGGTGGTCTTTCCTTTATCTAACGAGATAATAGGTTCCCATGATGTGAAGCTCAGCTCATTCTTGGGTGGTCACAATATTGCTCCGTGTGACGTTTCCCCTagatacagatctaggatcagattccccTGCCCCCAATCCATATCTGTAACATTAGTTAAACATCATAATATATGATATTGTGCAAATAATTTGTGATCAAACCTGCACCAACAGTGGGCCCAATCAGATTGACCTGCACCTGTTAGTCATTATTAGTCGATGACGTCAGGTCAGTCGTTTGTTTTCGTCAACTCAATCACGCTTACCCATACCTGAGTGCAAAATAACAGCCGCAAGAAACATGTAGGCGAAACATATACTTAATTTCGTTCTTGTATTATTAATTTAATGGTGAATTAAGGTGGCCATGATTATTGATCAAGAACACCGACTTTCCTTTTGCAGGACCTGTTTCGCGTTTCCATTTATATTGTTCATTCTTGTACCTCACACGATATCTCTCGGTAAGTAGCCTGTGCGTGCTAAGTGCGTTATTGTTGTGCATGTAATTGATACTGCGTGGCTATGCTGTTTCCACATCAATTATGAGTTACACACAAACATATATTTAGGGTAATTTCCTCCCGGGACGCGGGGTTAGGTTGATTTTCATGAGTTAATTgtgacatgtaacgttagcttcTTACAATCTGCAGGAAGCTGCAGTAGTTTTACTTTCTCCATATGTTGGAAAATCAGCAACAATTCCTTGTTTGGCAGGTAAATAAGTCCAGTATTTCATAAACACATAATCATGCCAAACTTCTGAACCATGCACTTGGCACTAACTTACACCTATGTGTCTTGTTCACCTTGATTCTCTACAGTTGGCCAGAAGGACATTTATGGTTGAACACCACCAAATTGAAATCCATTTGGAGTGAGGACACATTTTCATCTTTGACAGTTGCCACTACTGTGGAGCACAAATTGACACTTCATTATGGTGTCATGGTTCGGAAGTGGATATTCTCCATCTTCCCAGGTAAGTATAGGTCTTCCACACTTCCACTCATTGACTTTATTTAAGTACAAACACTGTCCTGTATCCATTGATCTAAACAAATTATGCAATATTTTAGTTCTGGGATTCTGAGATTACCATTGGTGTCCATTAGATCATGCTACAGTATAATAATTTTTTTCTTCACTTGAAGGTTCACATTCCATTGAGTTCAGAAGT encodes:
- the LOC112267786 gene encoding cAMP-regulated D2 protein-like, with the translated sequence MESCHCFLLHCSLVFALSFAEEATFENEIDLTEFIRRISSSGLLVRDQPLAINRDLRFETNSLEELGDPEDSIPIWTDEEPVIQNTLNTGTTIPDIPDYGPIVLTNNGLIKGLTVEKSHIFYGIPYADPPVATHRWKPPRPVTPWPGVHDATYPRNACMQGCSGPISDKCPQKVSENCLYLNIFVPLDVNFSSPLLTTLPVMVWIHGGDFIAGSASKPLYDGRFISNFTRTVVVSMAYRLGAFGFLVSGKDPKTSATGNYGILDQQVALLWVQQNIALFGGDPSKVTMFGESAGAQSVSLHLMVQSSKPLFKQAVFQSLPFSIPLKTRHDALKLGRDFARQANCSVSDIVCLLSLSPQAVLAAQMKSSSKVVNPFRFLEIFETWGPYVDGELIKEQAVTAFQKGHWQKEKPVLLGTTSEEGVIFVYGVFTKPVSAVECTVYTAAIFKQHALRILHKYLPLYKDIDRRDMLAQIVTDYVFLCPSRKAARAGTKVGSAVWMYVFDHVISDHSVWSGLSFCYEHVCHGAELPFLFNTASMANFTLAPPERLLSNRMLCYWGHSPTPGTRPHGCNRAASVGTRDHICDFWDKLGIY